The Cervus canadensis isolate Bull #8, Minnesota chromosome 21, ASM1932006v1, whole genome shotgun sequence genomic interval TCTCCTCCTTGCTTTGCCTCCCCAAGACCACACTTTCATTCTCATCGTTCCCCTGGTGCTTTAAGTTTAAACCTTCAGAACACTTAGCTGATAGAACTAAGACCTGGAATGCTTATAGAACCAGCAACGGGGCAGCCTTTATGGGCAGCAGAGAACAGCTGGGTCATATGATCACAGAGAGGGAGAGTGGGTAGAAAGTGTGAGAGTGTGACCCCCGCAACTCACTCTCTCTCAAAATGAACTGAAATGTTCATGAAATTATGGACGTAAATCATtctaatagagaaagaaaaatcataccAAATAATCTGACTTCTATACCTGTTGTGGGATGTTTGTATTCATGTTTTTTATTGATAGCTTTCATTCTTAAAGgcagattattttcttaattagacTTCCCTTTAAATTTTTGTACTAGGGGCCAATCAGAAGAGTTAACAAGCCAAGGTCAGTTGCTTCCCTTCCTGTACACACAGATTGCTTTACCCTGGTCTCAGCGAACTCTCAGAAATAGGTACTGTGGTGAGAGACACTGTGTGGGAACTTGCACAAATCTATCAGCGCTACAGGAAGAACTCAAAtcagaagatctcctggtggTAGGTCAACAGAGGTATGCTTGTATATGAAGGACATTCAGATATTATAGCTTTAATGCCAAACCTCAGGGAAAGTTAATATGTTATTAATGTATGCACAAAGTAGCCAGTTCAGTAGAAAATACATCAAGGTTCAAAAGGAGTGGTTTCTGCCATGATGGCCTCTGACAGTGTTGAGGCACATCAGCCTGTGCCTGTGAGAGGCAGCCAGGTGCTGCCCCCACTGGTGAAAGAAGGTATTGCTCTCCCATCTTCCTGGGTCACTTGGGGCACGGAGAATGGAAACAACACTAGAAATGATGTCACAACAAGCATAAGCCAGCCCTACTAGCTCCTTGGGAACATGTGCCTGAATTTTGAAGGCCTCTAACTTGCAAGAAAATGGTCCTAGCATGATGAAAACGGCAGACACAGACCATGTGACCAACCCCATCCTCCGTGTGTTGTAATTGCCAAAGATGATAAATATTCTTATCAGCGAAATTAGAGGATcagaagatcagaaagagaaaaccctcTGAGATTCCCAGCAGACCAGGAACCACCAAGGAGAGACACATACCCACCACACATGTGTCTACTCTCCTGTTACCGAATTAATATAATTCAAGCTTCTCAGGTTAAGGGATGTCATTTTGAATGTTTAGGGTCattatacaacaacaaaaatgtgacCAAACCTTGTCACCTTGGACATCAATCTTAGGGCATTGAAGTTGGATTATCAAAAACTCTGAAATTATTCTCATCTGAGTACTAGTCTCTACTGAATACACATGTGAATGCTTAACCATGGGAGGTTCGTTTAAAGAAGTAtgatacagggacttccctggtggtccactggtgaagatagtgcttccactgcagcgggcatgggttcgatccctgtttgggtAACTAAGAACACACATGCCATGTGAtgcagcccaaaaaaatagtaCGATACATCTTTACAATGGAAAATGAGGCAGTCATTAAGTTTCATGCTTTCGgataacattaataaaataagaatatggCCACAATATCATAGTGAGAGAAAGAAGATTGCAGCTGTTCATACATTGTTTCCAATTCTATTGTATCACACTGTATTGTATTATAATATACACAGAAAAAAGCATCAgataagaaacagaagaaatgtaaATGCTAGTTCTTTGTAGGTATGGAAAtgggtaaattttattttgtcccCTAAATACATTTAATAAGCAAATAAGAAAATCGCAAATGTTATAATAAGAAAATTGTAAGTGTTTTTAACTTATCTATCAACATGAGTCTTGTAACCCCTCCACACCACTACTTCTTCttcaacactgctgctgctgctaagtcacttcagtcatgtccgactctgtgtgaccccatagacggcagcccacccggctcccccgtccctgggaacttcaaggcaagaacactggagtgggttgccatttccttctccaatgtgtgaaagtgaaaagtgaagtgaagtcgctcagtcgtgtccaactggtagcaccaggctcctccgttcatgggattttccaggcaagagtactactaCTGAAGAAACATCATAAGCCAGAATTAGAAAGATGGTTCATCAGAGACTCAGGAGCCAACCAGAGATAACtgtcatgaaataaaaatctcaataaaaagtaaacaaggTGGATGAAAGCCGTCTTTCAGCTTTGGGGACACTTTCCTCTTTACTGCGTTTCCTTAAGTCAAGGTCAAGCCAGCATTTCTGTCTCCAAGCTCCGTCCAGCTTTTCTCAAACCTGACTAGCAGGTATAGGTTTCAAAAGCAAAGTCAACCAAggtttttttggtcttttatcCTTTTCATTCAGTGGCTGATGACAGCACATGAAGACAACCAGCCTTTCTGAAATGACATTTCTGAAGTCTATTCCCCCAATACATCCTGCTCTGctcttcaaattattttataaacgTACATGGGGGCAGCAGCTTGACTTTGTGGACTAACAGGGCCATGGAGACTTTGAGGGCTTAAGTGCACACCTTCCCACCACACAAGTCTCTTTCTGGAACCTCAGAAAAGGGTGTAGACAAAAAGCCACATGGGCCATGGCTCTTGGAGCTGAAGGAACCACATCACTTGGATGTGAGAGTCTGTGATAATCAACAACTTAGAAAGACAACCAAAAGCATGCAACCCAGAGGCCCTGTCTGTAAGCCCGTGTCATATAGATTCACGGTCTTTACTAACCAGGCAACATGAAACGCCACCCAAACATaagataaaagatttaaaaatcaccTTAGGGTGCGCACCCGCCCAGGCCCGGCTCCCACGTCCCCAGCTCCGCccccgcgcgccccgccccccgcggAACCCGCCCGGCTGAGCGGTAGGTTGGCCAGGCCCGAGCTGGCGGGAGGCTGACGTGAGCGGGCGGGACCAAGATGGCGGCGCAGGTGGTGCAGGCAGTGCAAGCGGTCCATCTGGAGTTGGATGCCTTCCTCGTGTGTCTCAACCACGCTCTGAGCACGGAGAAGGAAGAGGTGATGGGGCTGTGCATTGGGGAGTTTGACACCATCAGAATTGTTCACATTCATTCTGTCATCATCCTGCGACGTTCTGATAAGAGGAAGGATCGCGTGGAAATTTCTCCAGAGCAGCTGTCTGCGGCCTCAACAGAGGCAGAGAGGTTGGCTGAACTGACGGGTCGCCCCATGAGAGTTGTGGGTTGGTACTACTCCCATCCCCATATAACTGTTTGGCCTTCACATGTTGATGTCCGCGCACAAGCCATGTACCAGATGATGGATCAAGGCTTTGTAGGACTTATATTTGCCTGCTTCatagaagataaaaatacaaagactGGACGGGTACTCTATACTTGCTTTCAATCCATACAGGCCCAAAGGAGCTCAGAGTATGAGAGAATTGAAATCCCAATTCATATTGTACCTCATGTAACCATTGGGAAAGTATGCCTTGAGTCAGCAGTTGAGCTGCCCAAGATCCTGTgccaagaagaaaaagatgcaTATAGGAGGATCCACAGCCTTACACATCTTGACTCAGTAACCAAGATCCATAATGGCTCAGTGTTTACCAAGAATCTGTGTAGTCAGATGTCAACAGTCAGCGGACCTCTACTACAGTGGTTGGAGGACAGACTGGAGCAAAACCAACAGCATGTCCAGGAGCTGCAACAAGAAAAGGAAGAGCTTCTGCAAGAACTTTCTTCTCTAGAATACAGCCAGAGACAGAACGGGGAAGGATGAAAATATccaggaataaaattaaataggCTAAATccattttgaagaagaaaaattggGAGGACTCTCATTACCTGACTTCAAGATTTACTGTAAAACTGCAGTGATCAAGACAGCCCAACCAATTTTGACAAAGGTACAGAAGCAATTCAACGGAggaaggatagtcttttcaacaaatcatGTTGGTGCAGTTGGCAAAGAAAAGGAACTTTGACCTAAACTGTATAGATTATACAAATCTGAAAATGTATCATGATGTTAGGTGTAAGATGTAAACTGTAAAACCTTTAGGGaagaaaatcatagaaaaatcTTTAGGATGTTGGGCTAGGCAACA includes:
- the LOC122423823 gene encoding lys-63-specific deubiquitinase BRCC36-like, which codes for MAAQVVQAVQAVHLELDAFLVCLNHALSTEKEEVMGLCIGEFDTIRIVHIHSVIILRRSDKRKDRVEISPEQLSAASTEAERLAELTGRPMRVVGWYYSHPHITVWPSHVDVRAQAMYQMMDQGFVGLIFACFIEDKNTKTGRVLYTCFQSIQAQRSSEYERIEIPIHIVPHVTIGKVCLESAVELPKILCQEEKDAYRRIHSLTHLDSVTKIHNGSVFTKNLCSQMSTVSGPLLQWLEDRLEQNQQHVQELQQEKEELLQELSSLEYSQRQNGEG